In the genome of Falsibacillus albus, one region contains:
- the fur gene encoding ferric iron uptake transcriptional regulator: protein MEGRIDRIKKQLHSASYKLTPQREATVRVLLEHEEDHLSAEDVYLLVKDKSPEIGLATVYRTLELLTELKVVDKINFGDGVSRYDLRQEGAAHFHHHLVCIECGAVDEIQDDLLGDVEKVVEKDWNFKIKDHRLTFHGICWRCQEKDSDESSE from the coding sequence ATGGAAGGTAGAATCGATCGAATAAAAAAACAACTGCATTCGGCTAGCTACAAGCTTACTCCACAGAGGGAGGCCACTGTAAGAGTATTGCTTGAACATGAAGAGGATCATTTAAGTGCAGAAGATGTTTACCTTCTCGTTAAAGATAAATCCCCTGAAATTGGGCTGGCAACCGTATATCGGACATTGGAGCTATTAACCGAATTGAAAGTCGTGGATAAAATCAATTTCGGTGATGGAGTATCGCGCTATGATTTACGGCAGGAAGGCGCTGCGCATTTCCATCATCACCTTGTCTGTATAGAATGCGGGGCAGTTGATGAAATTCAGGATGACCTTTTGGGTGATGTTGAAAAAGTTGTAGAAAAAGATTGGAATTTCAAAATAAAAGACCACCGCCTGACCTTTCACGGCATCTGCTGGCGCTGCCAGGAAAAGGATAGCGATGAAAGCTCAGAGTGA
- the spoIIM gene encoding stage II sporulation protein M yields MRKRISSNPLTQHIQDNSSIYSFIVVLFLMGVIFGAVVVNSLSYGQKEDLFYYLSQFFGQVADGKVATSEDLFRQSFFHNVKFLGLIWILGISIIGLPLILILLFMKGVVVGFTVGFLVNKMGWGGFLLSVVTVLPQNLLIIPVFIFITVLSVGFSLKLIRKIFIKQGMNFVFAPLFMRYAAAFIIAIGIISVSASIEAYLSPALMKSIVSTLKS; encoded by the coding sequence ATGCGGAAAAGAATCTCGTCCAACCCACTCACTCAACATATTCAGGATAACTCCTCTATTTATTCATTCATCGTCGTGCTTTTTTTAATGGGTGTCATCTTTGGCGCGGTGGTTGTGAATAGTTTATCGTATGGACAAAAGGAAGATTTATTTTATTACTTGAGCCAATTTTTCGGACAGGTTGCAGATGGGAAAGTAGCAACTTCAGAAGATTTATTTCGCCAAAGTTTTTTTCATAATGTAAAATTTTTGGGCTTGATTTGGATTCTTGGCATCTCCATCATCGGTTTGCCGTTGATTCTTATCCTCTTATTCATGAAGGGGGTAGTGGTTGGGTTTACGGTTGGATTCTTGGTCAATAAAATGGGCTGGGGAGGATTTTTGCTTTCTGTAGTTACCGTACTGCCTCAGAATCTATTGATTATTCCCGTCTTTATTTTTATCACCGTTTTATCTGTGGGCTTTTCATTAAAGCTGATCAGGAAGATCTTTATAAAACAGGGGATGAATTTTGTTTTTGCTCCACTTTTCATGAGATATGCCGCAGCTTTTATTATAGCCATCGGAATCATTTCCGTTTCGGCAAGCATTGAAGCGTACTTATCGCCGGCCTTGATGAAATCGATCGTCTCTACACTGAAATCATAA
- a CDS encoding endonuclease Q family protein, with translation MNTYYVDLHIHIGRDFYGRPVKITGAESLTLENVLKFAERPKGIDMVGVIDCHSPNVIQEINLLIESGELRQLQEGGLLYNNSVTLIPGAEIEIYDQNCKGPIHVLAYFPTLQLMRGFSDWLADFVTNIHLSSQRAYVSAISLQKKVKELEGLFIPAHVFTPFKSLYGKGVEKSLKEVLDPEMIDGVELGLSADTSMADKISELHPYTYLTNSDAHSLGKIGREYQAIRMAEPTFKELEWALGGKAKRKVEVNYGLNPLLGKYHETACAKCSEPWPVQGGCQKCGSSSSVKGVSNRIAELADSERKPGRPRYIHQVPLDFLPGLGPKTLQKLLMVYKTEMAILHDSKREDLLEIIPERIVNLIMAARSGTLKIAAGGAGRYGKVKR, from the coding sequence ATGAACACCTACTATGTCGATTTGCATATACATATCGGCCGTGATTTTTATGGGAGGCCAGTGAAAATAACTGGAGCTGAATCCCTGACGCTTGAAAATGTCTTAAAGTTTGCAGAAAGACCAAAGGGGATTGACATGGTCGGGGTGATTGATTGCCACTCGCCAAATGTCATCCAGGAAATCAATCTTCTGATTGAAAGCGGGGAGTTAAGGCAGCTCCAAGAAGGGGGGCTGCTTTATAACAATTCCGTAACATTGATACCGGGTGCTGAAATAGAAATTTATGATCAAAATTGTAAAGGACCGATTCATGTGCTCGCCTATTTTCCGACCTTGCAGTTAATGAGGGGATTTTCCGATTGGCTTGCGGATTTTGTGACGAACATTCATCTCAGCTCACAGCGTGCATATGTTTCAGCCATCAGTCTGCAAAAGAAAGTAAAAGAACTAGAAGGGCTGTTCATCCCGGCACATGTGTTTACCCCCTTTAAAAGCCTTTATGGGAAAGGCGTAGAGAAATCTTTGAAAGAAGTCTTGGATCCGGAGATGATTGATGGGGTCGAACTAGGACTCAGCGCCGATACAAGTATGGCAGACAAGATTTCGGAGCTTCATCCCTATACATATTTGACCAATTCAGATGCTCATTCACTCGGGAAGATAGGTAGGGAGTATCAAGCGATCAGAATGGCGGAGCCAACCTTTAAGGAATTAGAGTGGGCTTTAGGAGGAAAGGCGAAGAGAAAAGTGGAGGTCAATTATGGATTGAATCCGCTGCTTGGAAAGTATCATGAGACCGCCTGTGCCAAATGCTCGGAGCCGTGGCCAGTTCAGGGGGGATGTCAAAAGTGTGGATCATCCTCATCTGTCAAAGGAGTATCCAATCGTATCGCTGAATTGGCGGATTCAGAGCGCAAACCTGGCCGTCCAAGATATATCCATCAAGTGCCGCTCGATTTTTTGCCGGGATTGGGACCGAAAACACTTCAGAAGTTATTGATGGTCTATAAAACTGAGATGGCAATATTGCATGATAGCAAGCGGGAAGATTTATTAGAAATCATTCCGGAAAGAATTGTGAATCTAATCATGGCAGCCAGAAGCGGAACGCTGAAAATTGCAGCTGGCGGCGCGGGGAGATACGGGAAGGTCAAGCGTTAA